From Oscillatoria sp. FACHB-1407, a single genomic window includes:
- a CDS encoding DUF1822 family protein — protein MHSTASPHLTVPLTAIAHDWAQHFAAEQANPQKGKRVYLNTLAVWAVHRYLNWLQIDNDLQRSDSWDLRYNTLLDIADLVLPSVGRLECRPVLPNETEVVVPPEVRGDRIGYVAVQLDESLHEGQLLGFLAPEAIADEAEAVALEALQPLDHLLDQVSDLEARAVTPASGQENLTFLTHLGGWLRDQYEIGWQSLEALLGHRTPALAYRGVAVRRAKRLELQDNRSLYDRHLQTSSAQISDGNQQTDTNLQQRLSNLAFVVSLTPETTQQMCIHLHVCSIGERAELPSQLRMQVLTETGEVFREVVSQENDTFLQYEFTGQPGEQFSVEVALGDARIRELFVI, from the coding sequence ATGCACAGCACAGCCTCACCCCATCTAACCGTCCCACTCACAGCGATCGCCCACGATTGGGCACAGCATTTTGCTGCTGAGCAAGCCAATCCCCAAAAAGGTAAACGGGTCTACCTCAACACACTGGCGGTATGGGCAGTGCATCGTTACCTCAACTGGTTGCAGATTGACAATGACTTGCAGCGCAGCGATAGCTGGGATCTCCGTTACAACACATTGTTGGATATCGCGGATCTGGTGCTGCCGTCAGTGGGGCGATTAGAGTGCCGTCCGGTGTTGCCCAACGAGACTGAAGTGGTGGTGCCGCCAGAGGTGCGGGGCGATCGCATCGGTTATGTCGCCGTGCAGTTAGATGAATCGCTGCACGAAGGACAGTTGTTGGGGTTTTTGGCTCCAGAGGCGATCGCCGACGAGGCTGAAGCGGTGGCACTGGAGGCTCTGCAACCCCTGGATCACCTACTCGATCAGGTGAGTGACCTGGAAGCGAGGGCAGTAACCCCAGCGTCAGGTCAAGAAAATCTGACATTTCTCACCCATTTGGGGGGATGGCTACGCGATCAATACGAAATAGGTTGGCAGAGCCTTGAAGCACTCCTTGGACATCGCACGCCAGCATTAGCATATCGGGGGGTAGCCGTGAGACGAGCCAAGCGACTGGAGCTACAGGACAATCGCAGTCTATACGATCGCCATCTACAAACTTCATCAGCCCAGATTTCCGATGGGAATCAGCAGACTGATACAAATCTCCAACAACGACTCTCAAACCTGGCATTTGTCGTCAGTCTCACACCCGAAACCACTCAACAAATGTGCATTCACCTGCATGTGTGCAGCATTGGAGAACGTGCTGAATTACCGTCCCAACTGCGAATGCAAGTGTTGACTGAAACGGGAGAAGTCTTCCGGGAAGTGGTTTCGCAGGAGAATGACACCTTTTTGCAATATGAATTTACTGGGCAGCCCGGAGAGCAATTTAGTGTTGAGGTAGCATTGGGCGATGCCCGCATTCGAGAACTATTTGTGATTTGA
- a CDS encoding TIGR03885 family FMN-dependent LLM class oxidoreductase, translating into MAKIGYHASHEQFTPSELLKYVQRAERVGFTHALSSDHFHPWGETQGQSGFAWSWLGAAMQATPSLSYRVVCAPGQRYHPTIIAQAAATLAEMFPDRFWITVGSGQALNEHITGEKWPSKGDRNARLKECVDIMRALWAGETVNHDGLVCVEEAKLYTRPATNPLIIGAAVTAKTAEWLGSWADGLITISRPPDKLKQVVDAFRRGGGEGKPMLLKVQLSYDRTDDLARQKAHEQWRNNIFENILMTELQTPAQFDAAGQFVTPEELDQHIRISSNPQQHIEWLQQDIELGFEELLLHNVNREQEQFIDVFGEKVLPAFTQKPLSSVR; encoded by the coding sequence GTGGCAAAGATTGGATACCATGCCTCTCATGAGCAATTTACGCCCAGCGAATTGCTGAAGTACGTTCAACGGGCTGAACGGGTAGGATTTACCCATGCGCTTTCCTCCGACCACTTTCATCCATGGGGCGAAACCCAGGGACAGAGCGGTTTTGCCTGGTCATGGTTAGGAGCAGCAATGCAGGCAACTCCTTCCTTAAGTTACCGAGTGGTGTGTGCTCCGGGGCAACGGTATCACCCAACCATCATCGCCCAGGCGGCCGCCACCTTAGCCGAAATGTTTCCCGATCGCTTCTGGATCACCGTTGGCAGTGGTCAGGCACTCAACGAGCACATCACCGGGGAGAAGTGGCCATCTAAGGGCGATCGCAACGCTCGACTCAAAGAGTGTGTAGATATCATGCGGGCGTTGTGGGCAGGTGAAACGGTGAATCACGATGGGTTGGTTTGTGTCGAAGAAGCCAAACTCTACACTCGTCCTGCCACAAATCCACTCATCATTGGGGCAGCAGTTACCGCTAAAACAGCCGAGTGGTTAGGCAGTTGGGCAGATGGCTTGATTACGATTTCTCGTCCTCCCGACAAACTCAAACAAGTGGTAGATGCCTTTCGACGGGGCGGTGGAGAGGGCAAACCCATGCTGTTAAAAGTGCAGCTTTCCTACGATCGCACCGATGATTTAGCCCGTCAAAAAGCCCACGAACAGTGGCGTAACAACATCTTTGAAAACATTCTGATGACAGAGTTGCAAACCCCAGCCCAGTTTGATGCAGCAGGGCAGTTTGTCACCCCCGAAGAGTTGGATCAACACATTCGCATTTCCTCCAATCCACAACAACACATTGAATGGCTGCAACAAGATATTGAGTTGGGATTTGAAGAATTGTTGTTGCACAACGTTAATCGTGAACAAGAACAATTCATTGATGTATTTGGCGAGAAGGTGCTGCCTGCCTTTACCCAAAAACCTCTGTCCTCAGTCAGATAG
- a CDS encoding alpha-amylase family protein, with protein MLDLWYKNAILYCLDVETYMDGNGDGVGDFVGLTQRLSHLAGLGITCIWLMPFYPTPNRDNGYDITDFYTVDPRLGTLGDFVEFTHAAHNRGIRVIVDLVVNHTSTDHPWFQAACRDKHSKYHNYYVWSETKPDDAEEGIVFPGLQETTWTYNEEAGAYYFHRFYDHQADLNIANPEVRAEINKIMGFWLKLGVSGFRIDAAPFLIELNGIEHQADVTDPYQYLQEIRKFLSWRCGDAILLAEANVPMQDVPPYFGDGDKMQMLFHFMLNQHLMLALAQEKAEPIARALKAPPAIPDTGQWAIFVRNHDELSLDKLTQDEQQEILSGFHQDREKVWIFDRGIRRRFPPLVQGNPKRLRLAYSLMFTLPGTPVLFYGEEIGMGDDLSQPERFPIRAPMQWSDKPNAGFSNAPADKLIRPIISDETFGYQHVNVVEQRRDSDSFLNWVERAIRVRKECPEFGWGTWAIVETDCPTVFAHQCEWQGGTVMAVHNLSREACTVTLKLDNVEDGWQLIDLLGQQEYAIAPDNSHTLKLEGYGYYWFRIGETNL; from the coding sequence ATGTTAGACCTGTGGTACAAAAACGCGATTCTCTATTGCCTTGATGTTGAAACCTACATGGATGGCAATGGAGATGGCGTTGGGGATTTCGTCGGACTGACTCAACGCTTAAGCCACTTGGCAGGTCTGGGCATCACCTGTATCTGGCTCATGCCCTTCTACCCCACTCCCAATCGAGATAACGGCTATGACATCACAGATTTTTATACGGTTGATCCACGATTAGGGACGTTGGGTGATTTCGTCGAGTTTACCCATGCGGCTCACAATCGCGGTATCCGAGTCATCGTTGATCTAGTCGTCAATCACACCTCAACGGATCACCCCTGGTTTCAAGCGGCCTGTCGAGACAAGCACTCCAAGTACCACAACTACTACGTCTGGTCAGAGACAAAACCAGACGATGCAGAAGAGGGAATCGTCTTTCCAGGGCTACAAGAAACGACCTGGACTTATAACGAAGAAGCCGGAGCTTATTACTTCCATCGGTTTTATGACCATCAGGCAGATCTGAACATTGCCAACCCCGAAGTACGTGCAGAGATCAACAAAATTATGGGGTTTTGGCTCAAGTTGGGCGTATCTGGATTTCGTATTGATGCGGCTCCCTTTTTAATTGAGCTAAACGGCATTGAACACCAGGCAGATGTCACCGACCCCTATCAATATCTCCAAGAGATTCGCAAATTCCTCTCATGGCGATGTGGGGACGCCATTTTGTTAGCAGAGGCAAACGTGCCGATGCAAGATGTGCCGCCTTACTTTGGGGATGGCGACAAAATGCAAATGCTGTTTCACTTCATGCTTAATCAGCATTTGATGCTGGCACTGGCACAGGAAAAAGCTGAGCCGATCGCCCGTGCCCTGAAAGCACCACCCGCCATTCCCGACACTGGGCAGTGGGCAATCTTTGTCCGCAATCACGATGAATTGTCCCTCGACAAACTCACGCAGGATGAACAACAGGAAATCTTGAGCGGATTTCATCAAGACCGTGAAAAGGTGTGGATTTTCGATCGCGGTATTCGACGACGTTTCCCTCCCTTGGTTCAGGGCAATCCCAAGCGATTGCGATTGGCGTACAGCCTGATGTTTACCCTGCCAGGAACACCTGTCCTATTCTACGGGGAGGAGATCGGCATGGGGGATGATTTGTCCCAACCCGAACGCTTTCCCATTCGTGCCCCAATGCAATGGTCTGACAAACCAAATGCAGGCTTTTCCAATGCTCCTGCTGACAAACTGATTCGTCCTATCATCTCTGATGAAACCTTTGGTTATCAACACGTCAACGTCGTGGAACAGCGACGAGACTCTGACTCATTTCTCAACTGGGTAGAACGTGCCATTCGAGTGCGAAAGGAATGCCCTGAGTTTGGTTGGGGCACTTGGGCAATTGTTGAAACAGACTGTCCAACTGTTTTTGCCCATCAGTGTGAATGGCAGGGTGGAACTGTCATGGCAGTCCATAACCTGTCGAGGGAAGCTTGTACCGTCACACTCAAACTCGACAATGTCGAAGATGGTTGGCAACTGATCGATCTATTAGGTCAGCAGGAATATGCGATCGCCCCTGACAATTCCCACACTCTGAAACTCGAAGGCTATGGCTACTACTGGTTTCGTATTGGTGAAACCAATTTGTGA
- a CDS encoding 2OG-Fe(II) oxygenase: protein MNYYRQTANAFSTTYLNDLRGAILACPYFAVNNLNRDFVGTKGFSVVFRRSHIAEVERQFPFFKPYLDQVLEPTCNAFYLNPLLLKQGSRVDPHIDRSLRSYCKTIEPPLLVSVLYVQVPSVLKGGELVLRNHKQQVGQIKPQVNTVVYFQGDLTHSINVMEASGDRLSLVCEQYCLDEAELQDIVEFAVESRVAQSTRTKTKRRS, encoded by the coding sequence ATGAATTACTACCGTCAGACCGCTAACGCTTTTTCAACCACCTACCTCAACGACCTGCGAGGTGCGATTCTGGCGTGTCCTTATTTTGCCGTCAATAATCTTAACCGTGACTTTGTCGGGACAAAGGGATTTTCAGTTGTGTTTCGGCGATCGCACATAGCTGAAGTTGAGCGGCAATTTCCCTTCTTTAAGCCCTACTTAGATCAGGTGTTGGAGCCAACTTGTAATGCCTTTTATCTCAATCCACTGTTGTTGAAACAGGGATCACGGGTTGACCCACACATTGATCGATCGCTACGTTCCTATTGCAAGACGATTGAGCCACCCTTGTTGGTGAGTGTGTTGTATGTTCAGGTGCCGTCTGTGCTCAAGGGAGGTGAGTTAGTCTTACGCAACCATAAACAACAGGTGGGACAGATTAAACCCCAGGTGAATACGGTTGTTTATTTTCAGGGGGATTTGACCCATTCAATCAACGTCATGGAGGCATCGGGCGATCGCCTCAGCTTAGTCTGCGAACAGTATTGTTTAGATGAAGCAGAATTGCAGGATATTGTAGAGTTTGCTGTGGAATCGAGGGTTGCCCAATCTACTCGGACTAAGACAAAACGGCGATCATAA
- a CDS encoding Nramp family divalent metal transporter, giving the protein MNNGREYHSSPRTLPHPTADQDQTIPAPPKGWQRFLWLGPSFLWMLSAAGSGELLFTPRVAALYGYSLLWALLAAVALKWFINREVGRFTVCTGATILEGFKQLPGPRNWAIWLILIPQAFVAVATIAGLTGAAATALVVMTGGSLQVWTIIIVLVTATIVLLGQYSVIDKLASSLAIALSIAVLAAALSVFPNGGELAAGLVPQLPGDVDIGEVLPWLGFMLAGAAGLMWYSYWVEARGYGASALKPEQPINPSDLSQQERSHLRGWITQMTLSNTLAVVGALLIAIAFLVLGAQLLRPEGLVPEENKVAETLGQLLGNVWGDFGFWFMIVAVFVTFCSTTLSDQDGFGRMFANGTRIILQGFNRRDRWTNESFLKRVYIVVLLAILPIVVYLAFGEPVGLLKLAGVVEATHIPIVTGLTLYLNHRLLPAELRPSHFTFGITAIAGLFFAIFAAIHLYQIATGSAS; this is encoded by the coding sequence ATGAACAATGGACGCGAGTATCATTCATCCCCCAGAACCCTCCCCCATCCAACTGCTGACCAAGACCAAACCATACCCGCTCCGCCCAAAGGGTGGCAACGATTTCTCTGGTTGGGACCGAGTTTTTTGTGGATGTTGTCTGCGGCAGGATCGGGCGAGTTGCTATTTACTCCGCGTGTCGCTGCACTGTATGGCTATAGCTTGCTGTGGGCATTACTGGCGGCTGTGGCGTTGAAATGGTTCATCAACCGTGAAGTTGGACGTTTCACCGTTTGCACTGGAGCCACGATCTTAGAAGGATTCAAGCAATTACCCGGTCCACGAAATTGGGCAATTTGGTTGATTTTGATCCCTCAAGCATTTGTTGCCGTTGCCACGATCGCCGGTTTGACGGGGGCGGCTGCGACTGCGTTGGTAGTTATGACGGGAGGCAGCCTGCAAGTGTGGACAATCATCATTGTGCTGGTGACAGCAACCATTGTGTTGTTAGGGCAATACAGCGTCATCGATAAGTTAGCATCATCGTTGGCGATCGCCCTTTCAATTGCGGTTCTGGCAGCAGCGTTGAGCGTGTTTCCCAATGGGGGAGAACTGGCAGCAGGGTTAGTGCCCCAACTACCGGGAGATGTCGATATCGGTGAGGTGTTGCCGTGGCTGGGGTTTATGTTGGCTGGAGCCGCCGGGTTGATGTGGTATTCCTACTGGGTTGAGGCGCGAGGCTATGGAGCATCAGCGTTAAAGCCCGAACAACCTATCAATCCCAGTGACTTGAGTCAACAGGAGCGATCGCACCTGCGGGGGTGGATCACACAGATGACTCTGTCGAATACTCTAGCCGTTGTTGGAGCACTGTTGATTGCGATCGCGTTTCTGGTCTTAGGAGCGCAATTACTCAGACCCGAAGGTTTAGTACCTGAAGAAAACAAAGTCGCTGAAACCCTGGGGCAATTGCTGGGTAACGTTTGGGGAGATTTTGGCTTCTGGTTCATGATCGTGGCAGTGTTTGTCACCTTTTGCAGCACAACCCTGTCAGATCAAGATGGATTTGGTCGCATGTTTGCCAACGGCACACGCATCATCTTGCAGGGATTCAATCGGCGCGATCGCTGGACAAACGAATCGTTTCTCAAGCGAGTCTACATTGTGGTGTTACTTGCCATCCTGCCAATCGTGGTTTACCTCGCCTTTGGTGAACCCGTAGGCTTGCTCAAATTAGCGGGCGTGGTTGAGGCAACCCACATTCCCATCGTCACCGGATTGACACTCTACCTGAACCACCGTTTGTTACCAGCAGAGCTACGTCCCTCCCACTTTACCTTCGGCATTACAGCGATCGCCGGACTCTTTTTTGCCATCTTTGCAGCGATTCACCTCTACCAAATTGCCACTGGCTCGGCTAGTTAA
- the yddG gene encoding aromatic amino acid exporter YddG, with protein sequence MMNRKSLMNPTLIGFSAILMWSTLALLTTLSGSVPPFQLTAMCFSIAFLLGVALWIKQGGNILHHLRLPYAAWMLGVIGLFGYHFFYFMALSHAPAVEASLIAYLWPLLIVLFSALLPGERLRWFHVAGAIAGFVGAALLVTKGEAFAFNLQYSLGYASALLCAVIWSSYSVLSRRFGSIPTNAVGGFCGVTAVLAWICHAVFETTVFPVGGEVLAILCLGIGPLGLAFFTWDYGVKHGNIKVLGALSYTAPLLSTLLLVVCGLATASWVLGIACLLIVGGAVLAAGDFLNKT encoded by the coding sequence ATGATGAACCGCAAATCTCTGATGAATCCCACACTGATTGGCTTTAGTGCCATTCTCATGTGGTCAACCTTGGCATTGTTAACAACCTTGAGTGGATCGGTTCCGCCGTTTCAACTGACGGCGATGTGTTTTTCGATCGCTTTTTTGTTGGGGGTGGCTCTCTGGATCAAGCAGGGAGGCAACATTCTCCACCATCTCAGGCTGCCCTACGCTGCCTGGATGCTGGGAGTGATTGGTTTGTTTGGCTATCACTTCTTCTATTTCATGGCGTTGAGCCACGCGCCTGCGGTGGAGGCGAGTTTGATTGCCTACTTGTGGCCGTTGTTGATCGTGTTATTTTCGGCATTGCTGCCCGGTGAGCGATTGCGGTGGTTTCATGTGGCAGGGGCGATCGCCGGGTTTGTTGGGGCGGCGTTGCTAGTGACCAAGGGAGAGGCGTTTGCCTTCAATCTGCAATACAGTTTGGGCTATGCGTCAGCACTGCTTTGTGCGGTCATTTGGTCGAGCTATTCAGTGTTATCGAGGCGATTTGGTAGCATTCCAACGAATGCGGTAGGAGGGTTTTGTGGCGTAACGGCAGTGCTTGCCTGGATCTGCCACGCTGTGTTCGAGACAACCGTCTTTCCGGTTGGTGGAGAAGTGTTAGCCATCCTGTGTTTGGGCATAGGACCGTTGGGTCTGGCGTTCTTCACCTGGGACTATGGTGTGAAACACGGCAATATCAAAGTGTTGGGTGCTCTTTCCTATACGGCTCCCTTGTTGTCTACGCTGTTGTTGGTCGTATGTGGACTGGCGACCGCAAGTTGGGTGTTGGGAATTGCCTGCCTGTTGATTGTCGGCGGTGCTGTGTTGGCGGCAGGTGATTTTTTGAACAAAACCTGA
- a CDS encoding MarR family winged helix-turn-helix transcriptional regulator has translation MNRDRIDDILHQWQQEAPDLDVSALSVVGRVLRIARLLEKHRETVLADYGLNVWSFDVLATLRRQGAPYQLKPTDLYELLMLSSGAMTNRIDRLEQEGVVVRLRDPHDRRSVSVQLTNKGIDLMDKVMPVLFAKEKQLLEHFTQSETQTFVQLLRTFLISLNRSIS, from the coding sequence ATGAACCGCGATCGCATCGATGACATTTTGCACCAGTGGCAACAGGAAGCACCTGACTTAGATGTTTCAGCGTTATCTGTGGTGGGGCGGGTGTTACGCATTGCCCGTTTGCTCGAAAAACATCGAGAAACTGTCCTCGCAGACTACGGGTTAAATGTTTGGTCTTTCGATGTGTTAGCCACATTGCGCCGCCAGGGAGCCCCCTATCAACTCAAACCAACCGATCTGTACGAGTTGCTGATGCTGTCTTCAGGAGCCATGACCAACCGGATCGATCGCCTGGAACAGGAGGGTGTGGTGGTTCGCCTGCGTGACCCGCACGATCGCCGCAGTGTGAGTGTTCAACTCACGAACAAAGGCATTGACTTGATGGATAAGGTCATGCCTGTTTTATTTGCCAAAGAGAAGCAGTTGCTAGAACACTTCACTCAAAGTGAAACGCAAACCTTTGTGCAGCTACTCAGAACGTTTCTCATTTCGCTAAACCGTTCTATCTCTTAG
- a CDS encoding AbrB family transcriptional regulator: protein MIDIAGQKLAGEKPSWQLFEGNRRFLITPLVITIELLLAAFIGLGFIILGLNGAAWVLGGIAAGAIAAFGYRALTGQKLQPNRKARKVGQMIIGLAIGLSLQHDTFNQLSLQLPLFLGLPLFLVVAGGVIGMIYSRLEKTDMLTAILATTPGNIGVMVSIAADFSKNTNLVSLVQLMRFTSVILVMPLIANVAIAHSTHTSIAAFLQDLFHIPLNELLVSSAMVAIAAVVVYIGDRLKLPMAAFLGAIGVGLLFEVVPLLLPIETTLDLKLPLLFNLVGQVLLGVTIGEYWGINGRLKWSAVARSGVPIALMFVAGGMAACIIHAVTHWNWLTCLLIAAPGGSPEMIWIALTLHQDSEIVTTGHVVRLLMINLSLPLLIGLATYLERRLSHSSNQLP, encoded by the coding sequence GTGATTGACATTGCAGGGCAAAAGTTAGCAGGGGAAAAGCCATCGTGGCAACTCTTTGAGGGCAACAGACGGTTTTTGATCACGCCCCTGGTCATCACAATCGAACTACTACTGGCAGCGTTCATTGGGTTGGGGTTTATCATCCTGGGGTTAAACGGAGCCGCCTGGGTATTAGGAGGAATCGCCGCAGGGGCGATCGCCGCTTTTGGCTATCGAGCCTTGACCGGGCAAAAACTGCAACCAAACCGTAAAGCCAGGAAGGTTGGGCAGATGATCATTGGTTTGGCGATCGGCTTATCCCTTCAGCACGACACCTTCAACCAATTGTCGCTGCAATTGCCGTTGTTTTTGGGGTTGCCGTTGTTTCTGGTGGTCGCGGGTGGGGTCATCGGTATGATTTACTCCCGCCTCGAAAAGACCGACATGTTAACGGCAATTTTGGCGACTACCCCCGGCAATATTGGGGTCATGGTCAGCATCGCTGCCGATTTCAGCAAAAACACTAACCTGGTGTCATTGGTACAGTTGATGCGGTTTACGTCAGTCATTTTGGTGATGCCACTGATTGCCAACGTTGCCATTGCCCACTCGACGCACACCTCGATCGCAGCCTTCCTGCAAGATCTATTTCACATTCCCCTGAACGAATTATTGGTGTCTAGTGCCATGGTGGCGATCGCCGCTGTGGTGGTGTACATCGGAGACAGGCTGAAGTTACCTATGGCAGCGTTTTTAGGGGCGATCGGTGTGGGGTTGCTATTTGAGGTCGTGCCGCTGCTACTGCCCATCGAAACTACGCTGGATCTCAAGTTGCCCTTACTGTTTAATCTCGTTGGTCAGGTGCTATTGGGGGTCACAATTGGCGAGTATTGGGGCATCAACGGCAGATTAAAATGGTCAGCAGTTGCCCGATCTGGGGTGCCGATCGCCCTGATGTTTGTGGCTGGAGGCATGGCAGCCTGCATTATTCATGCTGTGACCCATTGGAACTGGCTCACTTGCCTATTAATTGCGGCTCCGGGTGGTTCGCCAGAGATGATCTGGATTGCGCTTACGCTGCACCAAGACAGCGAAATTGTTACCACTGGGCACGTCGTTCGCCTGTTGATGATCAACCTGTCTCTGCCCTTACTGATCGGGCTTGCGACCTATCTAGAACGTCGTCTCAGCCATTCTAGCAATCAACTTCCATAG